In the genome of Salinispirillum sp. LH 10-3-1, one region contains:
- a CDS encoding YihY/virulence factor BrkB family protein codes for MSENGLRQKFSRLLILLRIWRFSGRVIRAFMRNRGILLAGGVGYNVLLSTIPLFALLVVLLTHIVDEQDLLNIMAIQVQHLAPGYATLLLDTVQALLDSRDTIGVLGIVVLLFFSSFAFRMLDDSMAIIFHRPDVLARRSTWVSVALPYAFMLVVGAGLLALTMLFTLLSSFTDYLSDMFDVNLPLSTAPVYLLNFASFVGMATLFTGIYKVLPVVQVAWRRALVGGFVAALLWEGARFFLLYYFANISYVNVIYGSVTTVIVVLISLEIAAVILLLGAQVIAELERSARHAVPWHKDPRHAEQRRMDDRRAKRH; via the coding sequence ATGTCGGAAAACGGTCTGCGACAAAAATTCTCGCGCCTGCTCATCTTACTTCGTATTTGGCGTTTTTCCGGTCGAGTAATCCGAGCATTTATGCGCAACCGTGGCATTCTGTTGGCGGGTGGTGTGGGCTATAACGTGCTGCTGTCCACCATTCCGCTATTCGCGTTGCTTGTGGTTCTGCTGACGCACATTGTTGACGAGCAAGACCTGCTGAACATCATGGCCATTCAGGTGCAGCATCTAGCACCGGGTTATGCCACGCTCTTGTTGGATACGGTGCAGGCCTTATTGGATTCGCGCGATACCATCGGGGTGCTGGGCATTGTGGTGCTGCTGTTCTTCAGCTCCTTTGCCTTTCGTATGCTCGACGATTCCATGGCGATCATCTTCCACCGGCCCGACGTGCTAGCCAGACGCAGCACCTGGGTATCGGTCGCGCTGCCGTATGCCTTTATGTTGGTGGTGGGTGCAGGCCTGCTGGCCTTGACCATGTTGTTCACCCTGCTCAGCAGCTTCACCGATTATCTGTCGGACATGTTTGACGTCAACCTGCCGCTATCGACCGCACCAGTCTACTTGCTGAATTTTGCCAGTTTCGTCGGTATGGCTACCCTGTTTACTGGCATCTATAAGGTGTTGCCGGTGGTGCAGGTCGCTTGGCGGCGGGCGCTGGTGGGTGGCTTTGTGGCTGCCTTGCTATGGGAAGGCGCGCGTTTCTTCCTGTTGTACTACTTCGCCAACATCTCTTATGTAAACGTCATCTATGGTTCGGTCACTACGGTCATCGTTGTCTTGATCAGTCTAGAAATAGCGGCGGTTATTCTGCTGTTGGGCGCGCAGGTGATTGCGGAGCTGGAGCGCAGTGCACGACATGCTGTACCGTGGCACAAAGACCCACGCCACGCCGAACAACGCCGGATGGATGACCGCCGGGCGAAACGACACTGA
- a CDS encoding GNAT family N-acyltransferase codes for MTIAHQLTSAQAGQHVTANSVAQELAALVPLAQFRGLNIYSFTGDECPAAMQEIGRLREAGFRAVGAGRGEELDLDHRDYGEQCYSQLVAWDPEHQEMVAMYRYQQGAKAAVFGPECLRTYGLFDYSASFQRNILPYAIELGRSVVNRAAKKGALGFFATWVGLGALLRKHPEVQYFFGNVSLYQTLNNTGRDLLVSTMQAHYAPPEPYLVARDTCRYEPKQAAPALSANDSADERIRQLRDSLIPYDMSIPPVLQSYMSLSTGIWCGETVFDADFGNALELGIIVPVAEINEKVKARFID; via the coding sequence ATGACAATTGCTCATCAACTTACGTCTGCTCAGGCGGGCCAACATGTTACCGCCAACAGCGTTGCGCAAGAACTCGCCGCATTGGTACCGTTGGCACAGTTTCGTGGCCTGAATATCTACAGTTTTACCGGCGACGAATGCCCAGCCGCTATGCAGGAAATAGGGCGACTGCGTGAAGCCGGTTTCCGGGCCGTCGGTGCCGGGAGAGGCGAGGAGCTGGACCTCGATCATCGTGACTATGGCGAACAGTGCTACTCGCAGTTGGTGGCGTGGGACCCCGAACACCAAGAAATGGTCGCCATGTACCGCTATCAGCAAGGTGCCAAGGCTGCCGTCTTTGGCCCCGAGTGCCTGCGTACCTATGGACTGTTTGACTATTCGGCTTCGTTCCAGCGCAACATCCTGCCCTATGCCATTGAATTGGGCCGCTCGGTGGTTAACCGGGCCGCCAAAAAAGGCGCGTTGGGCTTCTTCGCCACTTGGGTAGGTTTGGGTGCTTTGTTACGTAAACATCCTGAGGTGCAGTATTTCTTTGGCAATGTGTCGCTGTACCAAACCCTGAACAACACCGGCCGAGACTTGTTGGTCAGCACCATGCAGGCGCACTATGCCCCGCCAGAACCCTACCTGGTAGCGCGCGATACCTGCCGCTATGAACCCAAGCAAGCCGCTCCGGCGCTGTCAGCTAACGACTCTGCCGACGAGCGTATTCGCCAACTGCGCGATTCATTGATACCTTACGACATGAGCATCCCACCGGTCTTGCAGTCCTACATGTCGTTGTCGACCGGCATTTGGTGTGGCGAAACGGTCTTTGATGCTGATTTTGGGAACGCTCTTGAACTGGGGATTATTGTGCCGGTGGCGGAAATCAACGAAAAGGTGAAGGCGCGGTTTATTGATTGA
- a CDS encoding NRDE family protein, with the protein MCTLSWQHHQGALNIVFSRDERRNRIAAEPPSVFNEGGRKILAPRDPEGDGFWLATNDQGLTICLLNDYAAEQQHRTSTATQSRGRLVRALSACATPMAVRSLLQNTAPMDFAPCVVFVFWQTQEPLCWRWSTQAWSETVAPSSPFSTSSLLPQWIPLLRRYFFSRWATEPQGWRTWTPEHQLQAHCVRHRCMPWASVAMSRRDRSTVSLTRIQVQPGSTRMEYWPGTPVSGAEPTSMQTLETHWQPLPHSEPVVPPAAPPVDVERLLQDKNPALWQRLRGSPMRLLLRLLWKVTQVRQFNQALMALSDTNTRRFPAQVLQRLGVSAQVLNGTALPAVAARPVFVANHPTGGLDGLILLAWLQSYYPEVKVVVTDLLTLIPPMKSLVVPVDRYRSSRQSVRNLHAAFATDAAILVFPAGRTARKQQGKLTDFEWHSMPVTLARRFGRLLVPIHLEGTNSRWFHGVAALRQRFNVALNLEMALLPRELLKPATRTFGVCVGETIRAEELEQLAPNDQQRMAVVRAHYDRLTRPHPALAQAMSSLVLKETSS; encoded by the coding sequence ATGTGCACCCTAAGTTGGCAGCATCACCAAGGCGCATTGAACATTGTGTTCAGCCGGGATGAACGGCGCAATCGCATCGCAGCCGAGCCGCCGTCTGTGTTCAATGAAGGCGGGCGCAAGATATTGGCGCCGCGTGACCCCGAAGGTGACGGCTTTTGGCTGGCCACCAACGACCAAGGGCTAACGATTTGCTTGCTGAACGACTATGCTGCTGAACAACAACACCGGACCAGCACCGCTACCCAGAGCCGTGGCCGCTTGGTACGCGCTCTGAGTGCTTGCGCCACGCCGATGGCGGTGCGTTCGCTGTTGCAGAATACCGCGCCAATGGACTTCGCACCCTGCGTGGTCTTTGTTTTTTGGCAAACCCAAGAGCCGCTGTGCTGGCGTTGGTCGACGCAGGCGTGGTCAGAGACGGTAGCACCCAGCTCGCCGTTCAGTACTTCCTCCTTACTGCCGCAGTGGATTCCCCTGCTGCGGCGGTATTTTTTCTCACGTTGGGCAACCGAACCCCAAGGTTGGCGAACCTGGACGCCCGAACACCAACTGCAGGCGCATTGCGTGCGCCATCGGTGTATGCCGTGGGCATCGGTGGCTATGAGCCGGCGCGACCGCTCCACAGTGAGCCTGACGCGCATTCAGGTGCAACCGGGTTCAACACGCATGGAATATTGGCCGGGCACGCCCGTATCGGGTGCCGAACCGACGAGCATGCAGACGTTAGAAACCCACTGGCAGCCCCTGCCGCACAGTGAGCCTGTTGTACCACCCGCTGCACCGCCGGTAGACGTTGAACGGTTGTTGCAGGACAAAAACCCGGCACTCTGGCAACGATTGCGTGGCTCACCGATGCGGCTGTTGTTGCGGCTTTTGTGGAAGGTAACGCAAGTGCGCCAATTCAACCAGGCCTTGATGGCCTTGTCGGACACCAATACGCGCCGTTTCCCGGCGCAGGTGTTGCAGCGCCTGGGCGTTAGCGCACAGGTGCTTAATGGTACAGCGCTACCTGCAGTCGCTGCACGGCCGGTATTTGTGGCGAATCACCCGACCGGTGGCTTGGACGGCCTTATTCTGCTGGCGTGGCTGCAAAGTTACTACCCGGAAGTGAAGGTCGTGGTGACGGATTTGCTGACCTTGATTCCACCGATGAAGTCCTTGGTCGTGCCGGTGGATCGTTATCGGTCGTCGCGCCAGTCAGTGCGTAATCTGCACGCCGCCTTTGCCACCGACGCCGCTATTTTAGTGTTCCCGGCCGGGCGCACCGCTCGCAAACAACAGGGCAAGTTGACCGACTTTGAATGGCACAGCATGCCTGTGACTCTGGCTCGACGCTTTGGTCGCTTACTGGTGCCCATTCACTTGGAAGGCACGAATTCACGGTGGTTTCATGGCGTCGCGGCGCTGCGCCAGCGCTTCAATGTGGCCTTGAACCTTGAAATGGCCTTGTTGCCGCGCGAGCTGTTGAAACCCGCCACTCGCACCTTCGGTGTGTGCGTGGGGGAAACCATCCGTGCCGAGGAACTCGAACAGCTCGCGCCGAACGATCAACAGCGCATGGCGGTTGTCCGTGCGCACTATGACCGGCTGACGCGTCCGCATCCGGCGCTCGCGCAGGCTATGTCTTCCCTTGTATTGAAGGAGACTTCTTCATGA
- a CDS encoding DinB family protein — MDSNQRARTDMSVLWHEAIGVMQRLEHWLAQVSHKEYSGRCAPLPHGQTPGRHVRHILDHYLALSTALSGGTDIDYEHRQRDPLVEADPQHALTLLQRVQQALAPHLQQGDRTLTLDYCTDDGNAPVATTLARELVFLTQHSIHHFALVEMLVVIQGGAMPPGFGVNPSTRRHEALQSAEQPICAP; from the coding sequence ATGGACAGCAACCAACGGGCACGGACCGACATGAGCGTGTTGTGGCACGAAGCCATCGGTGTCATGCAGCGCTTAGAGCACTGGCTGGCGCAAGTGAGCCACAAGGAATACAGCGGCCGTTGTGCGCCACTGCCACACGGGCAGACGCCGGGCCGCCATGTGCGGCATATCTTGGATCACTATCTCGCCTTGTCCACCGCCTTATCCGGTGGCACCGACATCGATTACGAACACCGCCAGCGTGACCCGCTCGTAGAAGCCGACCCACAGCATGCTTTGACGCTGTTACAGCGTGTCCAGCAAGCGTTGGCACCACACCTGCAACAGGGCGACCGGACGCTCACGCTGGACTACTGCACAGACGATGGCAATGCACCCGTTGCCACTACCTTGGCTCGTGAGCTCGTGTTTCTCACCCAACACAGCATTCACCATTTTGCCTTGGTGGAGATGCTGGTGGTGATACAGGGCGGCGCCATGCCACCGGGTTTTGGCGTTAATCCCTCAACCCGCCGCCATGAAGCGTTGCAGAGCGCGGAGCAGCCAATATGTGCACCCTAA
- a CDS encoding DUF547 domain-containing protein — MKGRIFALFAGAVLSLFLPLSALAFDHSPWTALLQKHVVPFNENRATAVDYAGFANDRAELTRYLSSLSAVTEAEFDEWSGDEQLAFLINVYNAWTVELILTRYPDLDSIRELGSFLRSPWKQRFIPLFGAERTLDEVEHDMIRGESRDYAGYDEPRIHFAVNCASIGCPALLTEAFTGADLEDQLDRATRWFLNDKTRNRWADGSLEVSSIFRWYRSDFEAGWGGAESLGAFLALYADELGVPTDQRAALTNDNIRIRFLDYDWALNDVKGNSIANMPRED, encoded by the coding sequence ATGAAAGGTCGAATTTTTGCACTGTTCGCAGGTGCGGTGTTGAGTCTTTTTTTACCGCTAAGCGCCTTGGCGTTTGATCATTCACCGTGGACAGCCCTGCTGCAAAAGCACGTGGTTCCCTTCAATGAAAACCGCGCCACAGCCGTGGATTACGCCGGTTTTGCTAACGACCGCGCCGAGTTAACCCGTTACCTCAGTAGTCTGTCGGCGGTCACGGAAGCGGAGTTTGACGAGTGGTCCGGCGACGAGCAATTGGCATTCTTAATCAACGTCTATAACGCGTGGACGGTTGAATTGATTCTGACGCGCTACCCGGATCTGGATTCCATTCGCGAACTGGGGAGCTTCTTACGCTCGCCGTGGAAACAACGCTTTATTCCCTTGTTCGGTGCCGAGCGCACCTTGGATGAAGTCGAGCACGATATGATTCGTGGCGAAAGCAGAGACTACGCCGGTTATGACGAGCCGCGCATTCACTTCGCTGTTAACTGCGCCAGTATTGGCTGCCCGGCACTGTTAACGGAGGCCTTCACCGGTGCTGACCTGGAAGACCAGCTTGACCGTGCCACGCGCTGGTTTCTGAACGATAAGACGCGTAACCGCTGGGCCGATGGCAGCTTAGAAGTCTCCTCCATATTCCGTTGGTATCGCAGCGACTTCGAAGCAGGCTGGGGTGGTGCTGAGTCACTGGGGGCGTTTCTTGCGTTGTACGCCGACGAGTTGGGCGTACCGACGGATCAACGTGCCGCGTTAACCAATGACAACATTCGCATACGTTTTCTCGACTACGACTGGGCGCTCAACGATGTCAAAGGCAATAGTATCGCCAACATGCCGAGGGAAGATTGA
- the mgtE gene encoding magnesium transporter has product MAYTVIADELREAMAQDDVQTMEQLVADMQPADFAEFIQEHPVETSLKLLSCLPIKQRAETFGYFSENDQRELAEHMDESALANLFIHMNSDERADLFNLLQDELKADLMRRLARNEREDLRRLSSYEEGTAGSIMTSDYVAVPAQSTIAQAFEIVRSTAPDAETIYDIYSIDHMGRLMGATSLRELILARSTARLEAIMTTELISATVDTPQEEVARLISRYDLLALPIIDNDARLVGIVTYDDAMDVAEQEATEDIHKGASVGRLDDGFGRARLRDLYRTRIVWLVLLVFGNLFSGMGIAFFEDTIAAHVALVFFLPLLIGSGGNAGAQASTLMVRGIATGDVGVSDWARLLGRELFVALALGVTMALAVSPIGFWRGGEDIAFVVGASMISVVVLGSLIGICLPFILNHIGWDPATASAPLVTTLIDACGVIIYFSIAAAVLDLPSLF; this is encoded by the coding sequence ATGGCTTACACAGTCATCGCCGACGAACTCAGAGAAGCCATGGCACAGGATGATGTGCAGACCATGGAACAACTGGTTGCCGATATGCAACCCGCCGACTTTGCCGAATTCATTCAAGAACACCCTGTTGAAACCAGCTTAAAGCTCTTGTCCTGTTTGCCCATCAAGCAGCGCGCGGAAACCTTTGGTTATTTCAGTGAGAATGACCAGCGCGAACTTGCTGAGCACATGGACGAATCGGCCCTGGCGAACCTGTTCATTCACATGAACTCGGACGAGCGCGCCGACTTATTCAACCTGCTACAAGACGAACTGAAAGCCGATTTGATGCGCCGTTTAGCGCGCAACGAACGCGAAGATTTGCGTCGCCTATCGAGCTATGAAGAAGGCACCGCCGGGTCCATCATGACCAGCGACTATGTGGCCGTGCCTGCCCAGTCGACCATCGCACAGGCTTTTGAGATTGTCCGGTCAACCGCGCCGGATGCTGAAACCATTTACGATATCTACAGCATCGACCACATGGGTCGGCTGATGGGGGCTACGTCGCTGCGCGAGCTGATTCTGGCGCGTTCTACAGCGCGGCTGGAAGCCATCATGACCACCGAGCTGATCAGCGCGACCGTGGACACGCCGCAGGAAGAAGTAGCGCGTTTGATTTCACGTTACGACTTACTGGCGTTGCCGATCATCGACAACGATGCACGCCTCGTCGGCATCGTGACCTACGATGACGCGATGGATGTTGCCGAACAAGAAGCCACGGAAGACATTCACAAGGGTGCCTCGGTTGGACGCTTGGACGACGGCTTTGGCCGCGCCCGCCTGCGTGACCTGTACCGCACGCGGATTGTCTGGCTGGTACTGCTGGTGTTTGGCAATTTGTTCTCTGGCATGGGGATCGCATTTTTCGAAGACACCATCGCCGCGCACGTGGCCTTGGTGTTCTTCTTACCCCTGTTGATAGGCAGTGGCGGCAACGCGGGCGCGCAAGCCTCGACACTGATGGTGCGGGGTATCGCCACGGGCGACGTTGGGGTATCCGATTGGGCGCGCCTGCTCGGCCGTGAGTTGTTTGTTGCCTTGGCACTCGGCGTGACCATGGCTCTGGCGGTATCGCCGATTGGATTCTGGCGTGGCGGTGAAGACATCGCCTTTGTGGTCGGTGCTTCGATGATCAGCGTGGTTGTGCTCGGCAGCCTGATCGGCATCTGCCTGCCCTTTATTCTCAACCACATTGGCTGGGACCCGGCCACCGCCAGCGCGCCATTAGTAACGACGCTGATCGATGCGTGCGGGGTAATCATTTACTTCAGTATTGCAGCGGCGGTACTGGATCTGCCTTCGCTCTTTTAG
- the hemH gene encoding ferrochelatase has protein sequence MKFKGIADYSHAQADKTGILITNLGTPDAAESGAVRRYLREFLSDSRVVEIPKAIWWFILNGIILAIRPARSAKNYRTVWTERGSPLLYHTADQCAGVRAYMKGKYGDDVVVEFAMRYGNPSVSSVIERMQQQGVRRLLVLPMYPQYSATTTASTFDAIANDFAKRRWIPELRFINHYHDFEPYIDAMAAHIQAYQAEHGKPEKLVLSYHGIPKRNLLEGDPYHCECYKTSRLLTEKLGLTRDDVITTFQSRFGKQEWLKPYTDATMKQLGEDGVKSIQVFCPGFPSDCLETIEEIGEENREYFEEAGGEQFGYIPALNATPGHIDALTALLEQHLKGWQPLATQDKSTSVQEHARLAAAK, from the coding sequence ATGAAGTTTAAGGGCATAGCAGACTACTCCCACGCACAGGCAGACAAAACCGGTATTCTGATTACTAACTTGGGCACCCCTGACGCCGCCGAAAGCGGCGCGGTGCGTCGGTATTTGCGCGAGTTTTTGTCCGATTCACGTGTGGTGGAAATTCCCAAGGCCATTTGGTGGTTTATTCTCAACGGCATTATCTTGGCTATTCGTCCGGCTCGTTCTGCTAAGAACTACCGTACGGTATGGACCGAGCGCGGCTCGCCATTGCTGTATCACACCGCCGACCAATGCGCAGGGGTGCGCGCCTACATGAAGGGCAAATACGGTGATGACGTGGTGGTGGAATTCGCCATGCGTTATGGCAATCCTTCTGTCTCGTCGGTGATTGAACGCATGCAGCAGCAAGGTGTGCGTCGCTTATTGGTGCTGCCGATGTACCCGCAGTATTCCGCCACCACTACGGCTTCAACCTTTGATGCCATTGCCAACGACTTCGCCAAGCGCCGTTGGATTCCCGAGCTACGCTTTATCAACCACTACCACGATTTCGAACCCTACATTGACGCCATGGCGGCGCACATTCAGGCGTATCAAGCCGAGCACGGCAAGCCGGAAAAACTGGTGTTGTCGTACCACGGTATTCCGAAGCGCAATTTGCTGGAGGGCGACCCCTACCATTGCGAGTGCTACAAGACCTCGCGCTTGTTAACCGAGAAGCTGGGCCTGACGCGCGATGACGTCATCACGACGTTTCAGTCTCGCTTTGGCAAACAGGAATGGTTGAAGCCGTATACGGATGCCACCATGAAGCAGTTGGGCGAAGACGGCGTGAAATCCATTCAGGTGTTCTGCCCGGGCTTTCCGTCCGACTGTTTGGAAACCATTGAAGAGATCGGCGAAGAGAACCGCGAGTATTTTGAAGAGGCTGGCGGTGAGCAGTTCGGGTACATACCCGCATTGAATGCAACCCCGGGTCACATTGATGCGTTGACCGCGCTACTGGAGCAGCATTTGAAAGGCTGGCAGCCGTTGGCGACGCAGGATAAAAGCACGAGCGTGCAGGAGCACGCTCGGTTGGCCGCTGCGAAGTAA
- a CDS encoding enoyl-CoA hydratase: MSDILTQTEQGVMTILFNRVAKRNAITEAMYTAMREALEQAAEDNTVRAVVFQGDETCFTAGNDLQDFMAHPIKDRDAPVLRFLRTAAVFPKPMVAAVNGSAVGIGTTLLLHCDLVVAGESAVFQLPFVNLGLVPEFASSLLIPRQVGYVKAAEWLLLGNKFGAEEALTSGLINRVVPDGETLAAGAALAAELASRPTEAMQAAKALMKGPEQAQVLQVIDAEAEVFQQRLRSQEFMAAVQAFFKR; encoded by the coding sequence ATGAGTGATATTCTGACTCAAACTGAACAGGGGGTTATGACCATCCTGTTCAACCGCGTTGCCAAACGCAATGCCATCACCGAAGCCATGTACACCGCGATGCGCGAAGCCTTAGAGCAGGCCGCCGAAGACAATACGGTGCGGGCTGTGGTGTTCCAAGGTGACGAAACCTGCTTTACCGCAGGGAATGATTTGCAAGACTTCATGGCGCACCCGATCAAAGACCGCGACGCCCCAGTACTGCGTTTTCTGCGCACCGCCGCTGTATTTCCCAAGCCCATGGTCGCTGCCGTAAATGGCTCGGCGGTCGGTATCGGCACCACCCTGCTGTTGCATTGTGACTTAGTCGTTGCAGGTGAGAGCGCGGTGTTTCAGTTGCCGTTTGTGAATTTAGGACTGGTGCCGGAATTTGCATCGTCATTGCTGATTCCACGGCAAGTGGGTTATGTGAAAGCGGCGGAATGGTTGTTGTTGGGTAATAAGTTTGGTGCGGAAGAGGCATTGACCTCGGGCTTAATCAACCGTGTGGTGCCCGACGGTGAAACGCTGGCGGCGGGAGCTGCGTTGGCCGCCGAGTTGGCGAGCCGTCCGACAGAAGCCATGCAAGCCGCCAAGGCGTTGATGAAAGGGCCGGAGCAGGCGCAAGTGCTGCAAGTGATTGATGCCGAAGCCGAGGTGTTTCAGCAACGCCTGCGCAGCCAGGAGTTTATGGCTGCGGTGCAGGCGTTTTTTAAACGATGA